One stretch of Clupea harengus chromosome 2, Ch_v2.0.2, whole genome shotgun sequence DNA includes these proteins:
- the LOC105909377 gene encoding zinc-binding protein A33-like, translating to MASTCFAEEDFTCPVCFEIFKDPVILSCSHSVCKACLQQFWDTKESTECPVCRVISSYDKPPLNLHLKNLCETFVLDRSQRASAGSEVLCSLHSEKLKLFCLEDKQPVCLVCQTSKKHKNHRFSPIDEAPLDCKEELKVKLQPLQEKLNTFEEAKLTCDQTAAHIKTQAQHTERQIKEEFEELHQFLRDEEAARLAALREEEEQTSQMMKEKIEKMSREISSLSNTIRAIEEEMGADDITFLQERVSGALINVAKHLGNLKFRVWEKMQEIVQYTLVTLDPNTAHPLLTLSEDLTSVRRGDERQQLPDNPERFYICVCVLGSEGFNSGTHCWDVEVGDSDNWRLGVKTESSERKGVSYLSGVCRLSHINGVYAACSPSQPDTRLRVKQKSQRIRVQLDWDRGKVSFYDPDNNTHIHTLTHTFTERVFPYLYTDPGCTLRILPVKSCITLKHHS from the exons ATGGCTTCTACATGTTTTGCAGAGGAGGatttcacctgtcctgtttgctTTGAAATCTTCAAGGATCCCGTCATCCTCTCCTGTAGTCACAGCGTCTGTAaagcctgtctgcagcagttctgggacACTAAGGAATCTACAGAATGCCCAGTCTGTAGGGTAATATCTTCATATGACAAACCTCCACTTAACCTCCACTTAAAGAACCTTTGTGAGACCTTCGTACTGGACAGAAGTCAGAGAGCTTCAGCAGGGTCTGaggtgctctgcagtctgcacagtgagaaactcaagctcttctgtctggaggataaacagcctgtgtgtttggtgtgtcagacctcaaagaaacataaaaaccACAGATTCAGTCCCATAGATGAAGCACCACTGGACTGTAAG GAGGAGCTCAAGGTCAAACTGCAGCCCTTACAGGAGAAACTGAATACCTTTGAGGAGGCTAAACTCACCTGTGACCAAACGGCAGCTCATATTAAG ACTCAggcccaacacacagagaggcagatcaaggaggagtttgaggagcttcaccagtttctacgggatgaagaggcagccaggttagctgcactgagggaggaagaggagcagacgagtcagatgatgaaggagaagattgagaagatgagcagagagatctcatctctttcaaacacaatcagagccatagaagaggagatgggagctgatgacatcacattcctgcag gagagggtttcaggagctctgatcaatgtggcaaaacacctgggcaacctgaagttcagagtctgggagaagatgcaggagattgtTCAGTACA ctcttgtgactctggatcccaacactgcacacccacTACTCaccctgtctgaggatctgaccagtgtgagacgtggtgatgagagacagcagcttcctgataacccagagagattttatatatgtgtctgtgtcctgggctctgagggctttaactcaggaacacactgctgggatgtggaggttggggacAGTGATAACTGGCGCCTGGGAGTGAAGACAGAGTCtagtgagaggaagggagtgagttACCTCAGTGGAGTCTGTCGTCTGTCTCATATTAATGGTGTATATGCAGCATGCTCTCCATCCCAGCCAGACACTCGCCTCAGAGTGAAGCAGAAAtcccagaggatcagagtgcagctggactgggacagaggaaagGTGTCATTCtatgaccctgataataacacacatatacacactctcacacacactttcactgagagagtgtttccatacTTGTATACTGACCCAGGCTGCACTCTTCGTATTTTACCAGTAAAATCTTGCATAACGCTGAAGCATCACAGTTAG
- the LOC116223734 gene encoding transmembrane protein 237A-like: MLMVTSLLWLLPLSLPPPAVRVNLAKASMALRGLLTLDPAALASLLYFAALILTLSQQMTSDRIHLYHTANEKLWPPGSEQQLLKPWIVVNLVVALLVGLAWVFISTRPDMDYTEEFLMAMEVEDYRHDDRLDIPT; the protein is encoded by the exons atgTTGATGGTGACCTCTCTCCTTTGGTTATTACCCCTGTCTCTGCCCCCTCCTGCTGTCAGGGTGAACCTGGCCAAAGCCTCCATGGCTCTGAGGGGACTGCTTACTCTGGACCCTGCAGCCCTGGCCTCCCTCT TGTACTTTGCGGCTCTCATCTTGACTCTGAGTCAGCAGATGACCAGTGATCGCATCCATCTCTACCACACTGCCAATGAAAAActctg GCCTCCTGGATCAGAGCAGCAGCTCCTGAAGCCCTGGATCGTGGTGAACCTGGTGGTGGCTCTGCTGGTGGGTTTGGCCTGGGTGTTCATCTCCACCCGGCCTGACATGGACTACACCGAGG AGTTCCTGATGGCGATGGAGGTGGAGGATTACAGACATGATGACAGGCTGGATATCCCAACCTGA
- the LOC105908791 gene encoding zinc-binding protein A33-like — MASKLEEDLCCPVCCDFFKDPVILTCAHSVCKACLQQFWDTKGSRECPYCRRKCSKEVNPPNMALRNLCETFLQERSQRASAGSEVLCSLHSEKLKLFCLEDKQPVCLVCRDSKKHTGHKFHPIDEAALDRKEELKIKVQTLQRKLKTFKKAKLTHDKTAKHIKTQALNTERQIKVEFEELHQFLRDEEAARIAALRLENELKSQMMKEKIEKMSREISSLSDTIRAIEGGMGADDITFLQERVSGALINVAKHLGNLKFRVWEKMQEIVQYTPVTLDPNTADPHLILSEDLTSVRRDVEIQQLPDNPERFDYYTSVLGSEGFNSGTHCWDVEVGDVNYWDLGVKTESSQRKGGSVLSGAWFVYHNNGAYKALSPSHPDTPLTVKQKAQRIRVQLDWDRGELSFSDPDNNTHLHTFTHTFTERVFPYFWTSLDVPLRILPVKSCITLKHHS; from the exons ATGGCTTCTAAACTTGAAGAGGATCTctgctgtcctgtgtgctgtgacttcTTCAAGGATCCTGTCATTTTGACCtgtgctcacagtgtgtgtaaagcctgtctgcagcagttctgggacACCAAAGGATCCAGAGAATGTCCCTACTGCAGGAGAAAGTGCTCAAAGGAAGTTAACCCTCCTAACATGGCTTTAAGGAACCTGTGTGAGACATTTTTAcaggagagaagtcagagagcttcagcagggtctgaggtgctctgcagtctgcacagtgagaaactcaagctcttctgtctggaggataaacagcctgtgtgtttggtgtgtcgagACTCCAAAAAACACACCGGCCATAAGTTCCATCCTATAGATGAAGCAGCACTTGACCGCAAG GAGGAGCTCAAGATCAAAGTGCAGACCTTACAGAGGAAACTGAAGACTTTTAAGAAAGCTAAACTCACCCATGataaaacagcaaaacacatcAAG ACTCAGGCCctaaacacagagaggcagatcaaGGTGGAGTTTGAGgagcttcaccagtttctacgagatgaagaggccGCCAGGATAGCTGCTCTGAGGTTGGAAAACGAGCtgaagagtcagatgatgaaggagaagattgagaagatgagcagagagatctcatctctttcagacacaatcagagccatagaaggggggatgggagctgatgacatcacattcctgcag gagagggtttcaggagctctgatcaatgtggcaaaacacctgggcaacctgaagttcagagtctgggagaagatgcaggagattgttcaataca ctcctgtgactctggatcccaacactgcagaCCCAcatctcatcctgtctgaggatctgaccagtgtgagacgTGATGTTGAGatacagcagcttcctgataacccagagagatttgattaCTATAccagtgtcctgggctctgagggctttaactcagggactcactgctgggatgtaGAGGTTGGGGACGTTAATTACTGGGACCTGGGAGTGAAGACAGAGTCTAgtcagagaaagggagggagtgtCCTCAGTGGAGCCTGGTTTGTGTATCATAATAATGGTGCATATAaagcactctctccatcccacccaGACACTcccctcacagtgaagcagaaagcccagaggatcagagtgcagctggactgggacagaggagagctgtcattctctgaccctgataataacacacacctgcacactttcacacacactttcactgagagagtcttTCCATACTTTTGGACTTCCTTAGACGTCCCTCTTAGGATTTTACCAGTAAAATCTTGCATAACGCTGAAGCATCACAGTTAG
- the LOC116223736 gene encoding transmembrane protein 237A-like: MTSDRIHLYHTANEKLWPPGSEQQLLKPWIVVNLVVALLVGLAWVFISTRPDMDYTEEFLMAMEVEDYRHDDRLDIPT, from the exons ATGACCAGTGATCGCATCCATCTCTACCACACTGCCAATGAAAAActctg GCCTCCTGGATCAGAGCAGCAGCTCCTGAAGCCCTGGATCGTGGTGAACCTGGTGGTGGCTCTGCTGGTGGGTTTGGCCTGGGTGTTCATCTCCACCCGGCCTGACATGGACTACACCGAGG AGTTCCTGATGGCGATGGAGGTGGAGGATTACAGACATGATGACAGGCTGGATATCCCAACCTGA